TTTTTGCAATTCTTTTTCAACCTGAACTCTTTCTGTACTTATAGAAACAATAGCCCATTCTGTTCGTTGCCAAACATTCTGATGGTCTGTTTCAGCGATAGAGACATTAAAACGTTGCTTAATTTTGGCCGAAGCACTTTTTAAAACTGAGCGTTTTTCTTTAAGCGAACCAGCGTCGTAAATAACAGCTTCAACGACGAGAACGCCAATAATCAACGTTTAATTTCCTCCATAATATAGGCTTCAACAACATCTCCTTCTTTCACATCGTTGAAGTTTTCTAACGTAATACCACATTCATAGTTTCTAGCTACCTCTTTAACATCGTCTTTAAAACGTTTCAGGTCTTTAATGTCACCTTCAAAAATGACGACGCCATCTCGAATAAGACGCACAGAGGAATCTCTTGTAATTTTTCCTTCTGTTACATATGATCCAGCAATTGAACCAATTTTCGACACTTTAAATACTTGGCGCACTTCTGCTTGACCAATAACTTTTTCTTCAAATTCAGGATCCAACATCCCTTTCATGGCTGATTCGACTTCTTCGATTGCATCATAAATCACGCGATGAAGTCTTACTTCCACTTTTTCTGCTTCAGCCGTTCGCTTCGCATTCACATCTGGACGGACATTAAACCCAATAACGATAGCATTAGACGCTGACGCTAGGATGATATCAGATTCAGCAATGGCCCCTACACCAGTATGAATAATGTTGACTTTCACACCTTCTACTTCAATTTTTTCCAGAGATCCTTTCATTGCCTCGGCTGATCCTTGTACGTCCGCCTTCACAATAATGTTAATCTCTTTAATTTCACCTTGCTGAATCTGAT
The Salipaludibacillus sp. LMS25 DNA segment above includes these coding regions:
- a CDS encoding DUF503 domain-containing protein, which gives rise to MIGVLVVEAVIYDAGSLKEKRSVLKSASAKIKQRFNVSIAETDHQNVWQRTEWAIVSISTERVQVEKELQKSLKLLESYTELEITDVSWEWL